Proteins encoded by one window of Rouxiella chamberiensis:
- a CDS encoding acyl-homoserine-lactone synthase: MEFDAYDNEHTTYIMGVCNEQVVCSLRLIETRYPTMIIGTFLPFFEKIDLPEGNFIEASRFFVDKNKIKAFELIRQPVTSMLYLAVINYCLSMRYKGIYAIVSHAMYTIIKRSGWEISIIEQGISEKRQRVYLVHLPVDCKNQHVLFDGIHGKSQMDTPDFIGWPLAFASQRDRLDKL, translated from the coding sequence ATGGAGTTCGATGCCTATGACAACGAACATACGACCTATATTATGGGCGTGTGCAATGAACAGGTGGTATGCAGTCTTCGGCTCATTGAAACGCGTTATCCCACCATGATTATTGGCACTTTTCTTCCCTTTTTTGAAAAAATCGATTTACCTGAAGGAAATTTCATCGAAGCAAGCCGCTTTTTTGTGGATAAAAACAAAATAAAAGCGTTCGAGCTTATTCGGCAACCTGTCACCAGCATGCTGTATCTCGCCGTTATCAATTATTGCCTGTCAATGCGCTATAAGGGCATATATGCGATTGTCAGTCATGCAATGTACACAATAATCAAAAGGTCGGGCTGGGAGATTTCAATCATTGAACAGGGAATTTCGGAAAAGCGCCAGCGGGTCTATCTTGTTCATCTGCCCGTTGACTGTAAAAATCAGCATGTGCTTTTTGACGGCATACACGGCAAAAGCCAGATGGACACACCCGATTTTATCGGATGGCCGCTGGCGTTTGCCTCACAGCGGGACCGGCTTGATAAGCTGTAG
- a CDS encoding helix-turn-helix transcriptional regulator yields the protein MTSSFFKNESINAVIKDFLDKKLREFSGINYAYAIINKKDPSETTIITNKSDWAEIYIENKCQLTDPVVITGANRILPFTWDENIVITSGLKLPKVFNMARDYNIVSGYTFVVHDATHNFGLLSIMTHEFCDYDLEARIERQQDKLQMLLLLVHDKLLSLYSEMRRIGEKPELPPEFSLKEKVRFLYFASLGKTYKEIAVLLGIKLTTVKFHSRNALTKLGVSNIRQGIKIAHELQLIKPVPL from the coding sequence ATGACCTCCTCATTTTTTAAAAATGAATCTATCAACGCCGTTATTAAAGATTTTTTAGATAAAAAACTGCGCGAATTCAGCGGCATTAATTATGCCTATGCCATTATCAATAAAAAAGACCCTTCGGAAACCACAATAATCACCAATAAAAGTGACTGGGCGGAAATTTATATAGAAAATAAATGTCAGCTTACGGACCCTGTGGTGATCACCGGTGCAAATAGAATTCTGCCTTTTACCTGGGATGAAAACATTGTGATCACCTCCGGATTAAAACTCCCTAAAGTCTTTAATATGGCCAGAGACTACAATATTGTCAGTGGCTATACGTTTGTGGTGCATGATGCCACCCACAACTTTGGCCTGCTCTCGATAATGACCCACGAATTTTGCGATTATGATCTTGAGGCCAGAATTGAACGTCAACAGGACAAACTGCAAATGTTATTATTGCTGGTGCATGACAAACTCCTGTCGCTATACAGTGAAATGCGCCGTATTGGCGAAAAACCCGAACTTCCCCCCGAATTTTCTCTAAAAGAGAAAGTGAGGTTTCTGTATTTCGCCAGTCTAGGCAAAACCTATAAAGAGATTGCTGTCTTGCTGGGCATCAAATTAACGACCGTAAAATTTCACTCGCGCAATGCCCTCACAAAACTCGGCGTCAGCAATATTCGCCAGGGGATAAAAATTGCCCATGAGCTACAGCTTATCAAGCCGGTCCCGCTGTGA
- a CDS encoding amino acid ABC transporter ATP-binding protein, whose amino-acid sequence MSEAFDLFVNRPTDAAQPAYHRPQRLPIGGRIEISNLSKSYGTFKALDDVSLTIESGTVTVILGPSGSGKSTLLRTINHLESVDEGFIQIDGDYIGYRRKGDKLYELKEKAILKQRIHCGYVFQNFNLFPHMTVLDNIIEAPIVHGLYNRKQAIERAYELLDTVGLRDKAHAWPRHLSGGQQQRIAIARALALNPKVMLFDEPTSALDPELVGEVLDVIRKLAESGVTLVVVTHEIGFARQVADRVVFMVDGAIVETGKASQVLDNPRHQRTRRFLEKVL is encoded by the coding sequence ATGTCAGAAGCCTTTGATCTCTTTGTCAATCGTCCGACGGACGCTGCTCAACCGGCTTATCATCGCCCCCAGCGGCTGCCCATTGGCGGACGCATTGAAATCAGCAATCTCAGCAAATCCTACGGCACCTTCAAGGCGCTGGACGATGTGAGTCTGACCATTGAATCCGGCACCGTCACGGTTATTCTCGGCCCTTCCGGCTCCGGGAAATCGACGCTTTTGCGTACCATCAATCATCTTGAAAGTGTCGATGAAGGTTTTATTCAGATAGATGGCGACTACATTGGTTATCGTCGTAAAGGCGACAAACTGTATGAGCTGAAAGAGAAAGCGATTCTGAAACAACGCATCCACTGCGGTTATGTGTTTCAGAATTTCAATCTGTTCCCGCATATGACGGTCCTCGACAACATCATCGAAGCGCCCATCGTGCATGGTCTGTATAACCGCAAGCAGGCCATCGAACGGGCCTATGAGTTGCTCGATACCGTTGGACTGCGCGACAAGGCCCACGCCTGGCCGCGCCATCTTTCGGGCGGGCAGCAGCAGCGGATTGCTATCGCGCGCGCGCTGGCGCTCAATCCAAAAGTGATGCTGTTTGACGAGCCCACGTCAGCGCTCGATCCGGAATTGGTTGGCGAAGTGCTGGACGTTATCAGGAAGTTGGCCGAATCAGGCGTTACGCTGGTCGTTGTCACTCATGAAATCGGCTTTGCACGACAGGTGGCTGACCGCGTGGTGTTTATGGTTGACGGCGCCATTGTTGAAACCGGCAAGGCTTCGCAGGTGCTGGATAATCCTCGTCATCAGCGCACACGCCGTTTTCTGGAAAAAGTGCTGTAA
- a CDS encoding amino acid ABC transporter permease — MTDVSARSNPASPLKVVPARYPLRLLGAVFALFILLAIVQSIATNPRWEWSVFRQYFFEPVILSGLGRTLLLTLLGTVFGVIFGTLLALARLSKSYLLNSLAWGYIWLFRSLPLLLVLIVLYNFSYLYDSLSLGIPFTQLEFFKHPTVDLLDQFTVAVLGLSLVQSAYTAEIIRGGINGVEQGQHEAAAALGLPAYRRTFRIILPQALRAIIPTGFNEVIGLAKGTAIVYVISMPELFYTVQILYNRTQQVIPLLMVATVWYLVITTVLSVLQYYVERYFARGTTRQVALTPLQRLLQWRAARP; from the coding sequence ATGACTGACGTTAGCGCCCGCTCGAATCCGGCATCGCCGTTGAAGGTAGTGCCCGCCCGTTACCCGCTGCGCCTGCTCGGCGCGGTGTTTGCCCTGTTTATCCTGCTGGCGATTGTACAGTCCATCGCCACGAATCCGCGCTGGGAATGGAGCGTATTCCGCCAATACTTCTTCGAGCCGGTGATCCTTTCCGGACTGGGCAGAACCCTGCTGCTTACTCTGCTTGGTACGGTATTCGGCGTGATTTTCGGCACGCTGCTGGCGCTGGCGCGGCTGTCGAAATCCTATCTGCTGAACTCGCTGGCATGGGGTTATATCTGGCTGTTCCGTTCGTTGCCTTTGCTGCTGGTTCTCATCGTGCTGTATAACTTTTCCTATCTCTACGACAGCCTGTCGCTCGGCATTCCGTTTACCCAGCTGGAGTTTTTCAAGCATCCCACAGTGGATCTGCTGGATCAATTCACCGTAGCGGTGCTCGGGCTTTCGCTGGTGCAGTCCGCCTATACCGCCGAAATTATTCGTGGCGGCATCAATGGCGTAGAACAGGGACAGCATGAAGCCGCCGCCGCGCTGGGATTACCGGCTTATCGTCGCACTTTCCGCATTATCTTGCCGCAGGCGCTGCGCGCGATTATTCCAACCGGTTTCAATGAAGTGATCGGTCTTGCGAAAGGTACCGCCATTGTCTATGTCATCTCGATGCCCGAGCTGTTTTATACCGTGCAGATCCTCTATAACCGCACCCAGCAGGTGATTCCGCTGCTGATGGTCGCCACTGTCTGGTATCTGGTCATCACCACCGTGCTGTCCGTGCTGCAATATTATGTCGAGCGCTATTTCGCGCGCGGTACGACACGTCAGGTTGCCCTGACTCCGCTGCAACGCCTGCTGCAATGGCGCGCGGCCCGACCTTAA
- a CDS encoding GNAT family N-acetyltransferase encodes MSQDKFIHTQPDDPLVVPIIEGLFGEYRARYGDYFGKQKEEDPLSAYAPPDGDFIVLLRDGRPIAMGAYKRYDESTAELKRIWTDTSLRRQGLAQKVVKELEALALKSGYSRVFLTTGFRQPEAVNLYLSQGYEPQFDIHADRETLALPPHDGRLPFIKHLSPVAAAVESAVNETAEDDNISLAEKAYD; translated from the coding sequence ATGAGCCAGGATAAATTTATTCACACGCAACCTGATGATCCTCTTGTCGTGCCGATTATCGAAGGCCTGTTTGGCGAATACCGCGCCCGTTACGGCGACTATTTTGGCAAACAGAAAGAAGAGGATCCTTTAAGCGCGTATGCCCCGCCGGACGGCGATTTTATCGTGCTCCTGCGAGACGGTCGTCCCATCGCGATGGGTGCTTACAAGCGGTATGACGAAAGCACCGCCGAACTGAAACGTATCTGGACCGATACCTCGCTGCGCAGGCAGGGACTGGCACAAAAAGTGGTGAAAGAGCTGGAAGCGCTGGCGCTGAAAAGCGGGTATTCCCGTGTCTTTCTGACCACGGGGTTTCGTCAGCCGGAGGCAGTCAATCTGTATCTGTCCCAGGGCTATGAACCTCAGTTCGATATCCATGCCGATCGCGAGACGCTGGCCCTGCCACCGCATGACGGCCGTCTGCCGTTTATCAAGCACCTCTCGCCCGTCGCTGCGGCGGTCGAGTCGGCGGTGAATGAAACCGCCGAAGATGACAATATATCACTGGCGGAGAAAGCCTATGACTGA
- a CDS encoding ABC transporter substrate-binding protein, which translates to MKHRAKLTAVAALLSLSSHAFAANTGIDLVANETPIDTPKSAEAAAKIPANFKFVNPGYLTVAVAVLGSSPPFGLFARDNKTVIGSEADIARLVADGLGLKVKLVPASWEDWPLGVSSGKYDAAAYNITVTKERKTKFDFATYRQDTLGFYVKSTSNITAIKAAPDIAGKRIIVTSGTNQESVLLAWDKENQAKGLKPFTPVYVTDDAAATLALQSGRADATFGPNVAAAYKSKLTGTTKLVGIVPGGWPKTANIAFTLKKGNGLVDAVQTSIDSAIANGSYLKVLDRWGESVEKIDHSEINPPGLGD; encoded by the coding sequence ATGAAGCATCGCGCAAAATTAACCGCCGTCGCCGCGCTCTTGAGTCTTTCATCACACGCCTTTGCCGCGAATACAGGCATTGACCTGGTTGCCAACGAAACGCCGATCGACACGCCGAAAAGCGCCGAAGCCGCGGCGAAAATACCGGCCAATTTTAAATTCGTTAATCCGGGCTACCTCACCGTTGCGGTTGCCGTGCTGGGCAGTTCGCCGCCGTTTGGCCTGTTCGCTCGCGATAATAAAACCGTGATCGGCAGTGAAGCCGACATCGCCCGCCTGGTCGCCGACGGGCTGGGCCTGAAAGTCAAACTGGTTCCCGCCTCGTGGGAAGACTGGCCGCTTGGGGTTTCTTCCGGTAAATACGATGCCGCCGCCTACAACATCACCGTCACCAAGGAACGTAAAACCAAATTCGATTTCGCGACCTATCGTCAAGACACGCTGGGCTTTTATGTGAAATCCACCAGCAATATTACCGCCATCAAGGCCGCGCCGGATATCGCCGGCAAACGCATTATCGTGACGTCGGGCACCAATCAGGAATCCGTATTGCTGGCCTGGGACAAAGAGAATCAGGCCAAGGGGCTGAAGCCGTTTACGCCGGTCTATGTCACCGATGATGCCGCCGCGACGCTGGCGCTGCAATCGGGTCGCGCCGATGCCACCTTTGGCCCGAACGTCGCTGCCGCCTATAAATCCAAACTTACCGGCACGACCAAGCTGGTGGGGATAGTTCCGGGCGGCTGGCCGAAAACTGCCAACATCGCCTTTACCCTGAAAAAAGGCAATGGACTGGTCGACGCGGTGCAGACGTCAATCGACAGCGCCATCGCCAACGGCAGCTACCTGAAAGTGCTCGATCGCTGGGGTGAAAGCGTGGAAAAAATCGATCATTCAGAAATAAATCCGCCGGGCCTCGGCGACTGA
- a CDS encoding LLM class flavin-dependent oxidoreductase, with amino-acid sequence MSQSKKSIKLGLMLHGAGGHMNAWRHEKAPADASVNFPYFRDLALRAEAAHFDFLFVADGLHINEKSLPHFLNRFEPIALLSALASATQHIGLAGTISTSYSDPFTVARQLASVDNISGGRAGWNVVTSPLAGSAKNFGKQHPEHSLRYQIAEEYINVVQGLWDSWEDDAFIRDRESGVFFDAAKLHKLNHEGEFFSVAGPLNIQRSPQGQPVIFQAGASDTGIGLAGKSADAVFTNARTLEEAQEYSAKLQREVAKNHRHPVGIFPGISPIVGRTQEEAEAKYQYLLSLLSVEDALAYLGRFFDHHDFSQYPLDGPFPDVGDLGQNTFRSTTDQIKRRAREENLTLRDIAFQTTLPKGEFFGTPEQVADTFIRWVEEGGASGFIISGPVLTEALDDITRLVLPILAERGYWQPNTQARTLRERLDIPFKSNRYADRQKAKDVLAGVAAK; translated from the coding sequence ATGAGCCAGTCAAAGAAAAGTATTAAGTTGGGCCTGATGCTGCACGGCGCAGGCGGACACATGAACGCATGGCGTCATGAAAAGGCACCGGCCGATGCCAGCGTCAATTTCCCGTATTTCCGCGATTTGGCCCTGCGCGCGGAAGCGGCCCACTTCGACTTTCTGTTTGTCGCCGACGGTTTGCATATCAACGAAAAATCACTGCCGCACTTTCTGAATCGTTTCGAGCCTATCGCGCTGCTTTCTGCGCTGGCGTCGGCGACGCAGCACATCGGTCTGGCAGGCACCATTTCCACCTCCTACAGCGATCCCTTTACCGTCGCGCGCCAGTTGGCCTCGGTCGATAACATCAGCGGCGGTCGCGCAGGCTGGAACGTCGTGACCTCGCCGCTGGCCGGTTCGGCGAAGAATTTCGGCAAGCAGCATCCCGAGCATTCACTGCGCTACCAGATTGCCGAGGAGTACATCAACGTGGTGCAGGGGCTGTGGGACTCATGGGAAGACGACGCTTTTATTCGCGATCGCGAAAGCGGTGTATTTTTCGATGCCGCCAAGCTGCATAAACTCAATCACGAGGGCGAGTTCTTCTCCGTCGCGGGCCCGCTGAACATTCAACGTTCGCCGCAGGGCCAACCGGTTATCTTCCAGGCAGGCGCGTCGGATACGGGCATCGGTCTGGCCGGAAAATCCGCCGATGCGGTGTTTACCAATGCCCGCACGCTGGAAGAGGCGCAGGAATACTCAGCCAAGCTGCAACGCGAGGTGGCGAAAAATCATCGTCATCCGGTCGGTATTTTCCCGGGTATCAGCCCGATTGTTGGCCGCACCCAGGAAGAAGCCGAAGCCAAATACCAGTATCTGCTGTCTCTGCTGTCGGTTGAAGATGCGCTGGCCTATCTGGGACGTTTCTTCGACCACCACGACTTCTCGCAGTATCCGCTGGACGGGCCTTTCCCCGACGTGGGCGATTTGGGCCAGAACACCTTCCGTTCCACCACCGATCAAATCAAGCGCCGCGCCAGAGAAGAAAACCTGACGCTGCGTGATATCGCCTTCCAGACCACCTTGCCGAAAGGCGAATTTTTCGGCACGCCGGAGCAGGTGGCCGACACCTTTATTCGCTGGGTTGAAGAGGGCGGCGCCAGCGGCTTTATCATCAGCGGCCCGGTGCTCACCGAAGCGCTCGACGATATCACCCGGCTGGTTCTGCCGATTCTGGCCGAGCGCGGTTACTGGCAGCCGAACACGCAGGCCCGAACCCTGCGCGAACGTCTGGATATTCCTTTCAAAAGCAACCGGTATGCCGACAGGCAGAAGGCAAAAGACGTGTTGGCAGGCGTCGCGGCCAAATAA